A stretch of the Medicago truncatula cultivar Jemalong A17 chromosome 5, MtrunA17r5.0-ANR, whole genome shotgun sequence genome encodes the following:
- the LOC11423522 gene encoding myb-like protein X isoform X1, with the protein MGEEEPVNTASKTDISMLGNHLDDSSEKKDLEPKGGKIFEDNAVQDLKEDGIKAMEVDKKADGEEVLEMDKLADDGDVVTENAIKAGDGEGIKEDEKVNEGKEIKEDKQADEGEELKEDKKDNGGEERKEDKKVDVGQEVKEDKKVNEGGDIKEEKKADEGEKLKEDKKDDAAVKIKEDKKVNEGEELKEEKKADEGEKLKEDKKDDAGVEIIEDKKVNEGEELEEEKKAEGEELKEDKKVDAGDEIEEDKKDDNGFEDDKLSEETELSKEERESVEAKKPELDAMDEESILEGKDEGSEKEKSQKDREDDKDKVDNKSNEENIKVEKRLKKRGKGKVNGENVKKKMKELKKIEDIPEAKDESIEKERSRDEEVGDKEKVGGENVKKKMKELKEAEPTTPTTNRPVRERKSVERLVESYDRDASKEFQIEEGRGTPLKNIPNVAFKLSRRKVDDTLKFLHTILFCRRGKAAVIKKNILRFSGFVWHENEEKQMIKVKEKFDKCNKEKLLEFSDLLDVPVGNANTRKEDIIAKLIDFLVAPQVTKSVLLAEQEKSAKEKRIAKQGSTGSGTPTSRRSAKSRKKIEDSSIAEKKKTATDTESESEKDEENKEENEIDVSDKSEDEKPIKGKKHIAKQGSSRSGTASSRRSAKSQKKNEDLFVAKKRKTTTDIESESEKEDNKEENENNVSEKSEDEKSIKGKKRKLIAKQGSSRSGMATSRRSAKSRKKNEDSSVAEERKGSTDTEDESEEEQKDEKKVEDNENTVPDKSKDEKPKKSESGDKNDSDNESEDEKKVSERSKTSSRRKESAAQSKAKKATDKTKPRSAQKQTSKKPLSTHSASDHGDSDGSPKVFSRKKKNEKQGKQKTSTLTKSSSKDKAEEKVTGRKIKNKEKSDPSDDQLRKAICVIFKKVDFNTATFADILKLLGKQFDVDLTPRKASVKTIIQQELAKLAEEDEEREQRERRGDA; encoded by the exons ATGGGTGAGGAAGAACCAGTTAATACAGCTTCCAAGACTGACATTAGCATGCTAGGGAACCACCTAGATGACTCGAGTGAAAAGAAGGACCTGGAACCTAAGGGAGGAAAAATCTTTGAGGATAATGCTGTCCAAGATTTGAAAGAGGATGGTATAAAAGCAATGGAAGTTGATAAGAAAGCTGATGGGGAGGAAGTACTAGAAATGGATAAGCTAGCTGATGATGGTGATGTTGTAACAGAAAACGCTATCAAAGCTGGGGATGGGGAAGGAATAAAAGAGGATGAGAAAGTTAACGAAgggaaagaaataaaagaggACAAGCAAGCTGATGAAGGAGAAGAACTAAAAGAGGATAAGAAAGACAATGGAggggaagaaagaaaagaggatAAGAAAGTTGATGTCGGGCAAGAGGTAAAAGAGGATAAGAAAGTCAATGAAGGGGGAGATataaaagaggagaagaaagcTGATGAAGGGGAAAAATTGAAAGAGGATAAGAAAGACGATGCAGcggtaaaaataaaagaggataAGAAAGTCAATGAAGGGGAAGAAttaaaagaggagaagaaagcTGATGAAGGGGAAAAATTGAAAGAGGATAAGAAAGACGATGCAGGGGTAGAAATAATAGAGGATAAGAAAGTCAATGAAGGGGAAGAATTAGAAGAGGAGAAGAAAGCTGAAGGGGAAGAATTAAAAGAGGATAAGAAAGTTGATGCTGGGGATGAAATTGAAGAGGATAAGAAAGATGATAATGGGTTTGAGGATGACAAATTGAGTGAGGAAACTGAGCTTAgtaaagaagagagagaaagcgTTGAAGCTAAGAAGCCTGAATTAGATGCCATGGATGAAGAGAGTATCCTTGAAGGTAAAGACGAGGGCAGTGAAAAGGAGAAAAGTCAAAAAGACAGAGAGGATGATAAGGATAAGGTAGATAATAAgtcaaatgaagaaaatatcaAAGTTGAGAAGAGATTGAAAAAACGCGGGAAAGGAAAGGTTAATGGGGAGaatgtgaaaaagaaaatgaaggaacTGAAGAAGATAGAGGATATCCCTGAAGCCAAAGATGAGAGCATTGAAAAGGAGAGAAGTCGAGATGAGGAGGTGGGCGATAAGGAAAAGGTTGGTGGGGAGaatgtgaaaaagaaaatgaaggaacTGAAGGAGGCAGAGCCAACAACTCCTACAACCAACCGTCCTGTACGTGAAAGGAAATCAGTTGAGCGGTTGGTAGAATCATATGACAGAGATGCATCCaaagaatttcaaattgaaGAG GGTCGTGGCAcacctttaaaaaatataccCAATG TGGCATTTAAATTATCTAGAAGGAAGGTTGATGATACTCTCAAATTCCTCCACACAATCCTCTTTTGTAGGAGAGGAAAG GCAGCTGTgatcaagaaaaatatattaaggtTTTCTGGTTTTGTGTGGCATGAAAATGAG GAAAAGCAaatgattaaagtaaaagaaaaatttgacaaaTGTAACAAAGAGAAGTTGCTGGAATTCTCTGATCTGCTTGACGTACCAGTTGGCAATGCAAATACAAGGAAG GAAGATATTATTGCAAAGCTAATAGACTTTCTGGTTGCTCCTCAAGTCACAAAAAGTGTATTACTTGCAGAACAAGAAAAG TCAGCTAAAGAAAAGCGCATAGCAAAACAAGGCTCAACGGGATCTGGAACACCAACGTCAAGACGTTCTGCTAAG AGTCGGAAGAAAATTGAAGATTCTTCAATAGCAGAGAAGAAAAAGACTGCAACTGACACAGAAAGTGAGTCtgagaaagatgaagaaaacaaagAGGAAAATGAAATCGATGTTTCTGACAAATCTGAAGATGAGAAG CCGATTAAAGGAAAAAAGCACATAGCAAAACAAGGTTCATCAAGATCTGGAACAGCATCGTCTAGACGTTCTGCTAAG AGtcagaagaaaaatgaagatttatttgtagcaaagaaaagaaagactACAACTGACATAGAAAGTGAGTCTGAGAAAGAAGAcaataaagaagaaaatgaaaacaatgttTCTGAAAAATCTGAAGATGAAAAG TCGATTAAAGGAAAAAAGCGCAAGCTCATAGCAAAACAAGGTTCATCGAGATCTGGAATGGCCACGTCAAGACGTTCTGCTAAG AGTCggaagaaaaatgaagattcttccgTAGCAGAGGAGAGAAAAGGATCAACTGACACAGAAGATGAGTCTGAGGAAGAACAGAAGGATGAAAAAAAAGTAGAAGACAATGAAAACACTGTTCCTGACAAATCCAAGGATGAAAAGCCCAAGAAATCTGAAAGTGGGGATAAAAATGATTCTGATAATGAATCTGAAGATGAGAAGAAAGTGAGTGAAAGGAGTAAAACATCTTCCAGAAGGAAAGAATCCGCTGCACAAAGCAAAGCAAAGAAAGCAACAGATAAAACAAAACCTCGCTCGGCACAAAAGCAAACTTCTAAGAAGCCATTGTCTACACACTCTGCATCTGATCATGGTGATAGTGATGGAAGTCCCAAGGTCTTttcaaggaagaagaaaaatgaaaaacaaggAAAGCAGAAGACCTCAACTCTCACCAAGTCTTCCTCCAAAGACAAAGCAG AAGAAAAGGTTACCGGCAGAAAGATCAAGAATAAAGAGAAGTCAGACCCGAGTGATGATCAGTTACGCAAAGCAATAtgtgttatttttaaaaaagtcgaCTTCAATACT GCTACATTTGCCGACATTTTGAAGCTACTCG GTAAGCAATTTGACGTGGATCTCACCCCAAGAAAGGCATCTGTAAAGACTATTATTCAGCAAGAGCTGGCAAAACTagctgaagaagatgaagaaagagaaCAGAGAGAGCGGCGTGGTGATGCCTGA
- the LOC11423522 gene encoding myb-like protein X isoform X3, which produces MGEEEPVNTASKTDISMLGNHLDDSSEKKDLEPKGGKIFEDNAVQDLKEDGIKAMEVDKKADGEEVLEMDKLADDGDVVTENAIKAGDGEGIKEDEKVNEGKEIKEDKQADEGEELKEDKKDNGGEERKEDKKVDVGQEVKEDKKVNEGGDIKEEKKADEGEKLKEDKKDDAAVKIKEDKKVNEGEELKEEKKADEGEKLKEDKKDDAGVEIIEDKKVNEGEELEEEKKAEGEELKEDKKVDAGDEIEEDKKDDNGFEDDKLSEETELSKEERESVEAKKPELDAMDEESILEGKDEGSEKEKSQKDREDDKDKVDNKSNEENIKVEKRLKKRGKGKVNGENVKKKMKELKKIEDIPEAKDESIEKERSRDEEVGDKEKVGGENVKKKMKELKEAEPTTPTTNRPVRERKSVERLVESYDRDASKEFQIEEGRGTPLKNIPNVAFKLSRRKVDDTLKFLHTILFCRRGKAAVIKKNILRFSGFVWHENEEKQMIKVKEKFDKCNKEKLLEFSDLLDVPVGNANTRKEDIIAKLIDFLVAPQVTKSVLLAEQEKSAKEKRIAKQGSTGSGTPTSRRSAKSRKKIEDSSIAEKKKTATDTESESEKDEENKEENEIDVSDKSEDEKSIKGKKRKLIAKQGSSRSGMATSRRSAKSRKKNEDSSVAEERKGSTDTEDESEEEQKDEKKVEDNENTVPDKSKDEKPKKSESGDKNDSDNESEDEKKVSERSKTSSRRKESAAQSKAKKATDKTKPRSAQKQTSKKPLSTHSASDHGDSDGSPKVFSRKKKNEKQGKQKTSTLTKSSSKDKAEEKVTGRKIKNKEKSDPSDDQLRKAICVIFKKVDFNTATFADILKLLGKQFDVDLTPRKASVKTIIQQELAKLAEEDEEREQRERRGDA; this is translated from the exons ATGGGTGAGGAAGAACCAGTTAATACAGCTTCCAAGACTGACATTAGCATGCTAGGGAACCACCTAGATGACTCGAGTGAAAAGAAGGACCTGGAACCTAAGGGAGGAAAAATCTTTGAGGATAATGCTGTCCAAGATTTGAAAGAGGATGGTATAAAAGCAATGGAAGTTGATAAGAAAGCTGATGGGGAGGAAGTACTAGAAATGGATAAGCTAGCTGATGATGGTGATGTTGTAACAGAAAACGCTATCAAAGCTGGGGATGGGGAAGGAATAAAAGAGGATGAGAAAGTTAACGAAgggaaagaaataaaagaggACAAGCAAGCTGATGAAGGAGAAGAACTAAAAGAGGATAAGAAAGACAATGGAggggaagaaagaaaagaggatAAGAAAGTTGATGTCGGGCAAGAGGTAAAAGAGGATAAGAAAGTCAATGAAGGGGGAGATataaaagaggagaagaaagcTGATGAAGGGGAAAAATTGAAAGAGGATAAGAAAGACGATGCAGcggtaaaaataaaagaggataAGAAAGTCAATGAAGGGGAAGAAttaaaagaggagaagaaagcTGATGAAGGGGAAAAATTGAAAGAGGATAAGAAAGACGATGCAGGGGTAGAAATAATAGAGGATAAGAAAGTCAATGAAGGGGAAGAATTAGAAGAGGAGAAGAAAGCTGAAGGGGAAGAATTAAAAGAGGATAAGAAAGTTGATGCTGGGGATGAAATTGAAGAGGATAAGAAAGATGATAATGGGTTTGAGGATGACAAATTGAGTGAGGAAACTGAGCTTAgtaaagaagagagagaaagcgTTGAAGCTAAGAAGCCTGAATTAGATGCCATGGATGAAGAGAGTATCCTTGAAGGTAAAGACGAGGGCAGTGAAAAGGAGAAAAGTCAAAAAGACAGAGAGGATGATAAGGATAAGGTAGATAATAAgtcaaatgaagaaaatatcaAAGTTGAGAAGAGATTGAAAAAACGCGGGAAAGGAAAGGTTAATGGGGAGaatgtgaaaaagaaaatgaaggaacTGAAGAAGATAGAGGATATCCCTGAAGCCAAAGATGAGAGCATTGAAAAGGAGAGAAGTCGAGATGAGGAGGTGGGCGATAAGGAAAAGGTTGGTGGGGAGaatgtgaaaaagaaaatgaaggaacTGAAGGAGGCAGAGCCAACAACTCCTACAACCAACCGTCCTGTACGTGAAAGGAAATCAGTTGAGCGGTTGGTAGAATCATATGACAGAGATGCATCCaaagaatttcaaattgaaGAG GGTCGTGGCAcacctttaaaaaatataccCAATG TGGCATTTAAATTATCTAGAAGGAAGGTTGATGATACTCTCAAATTCCTCCACACAATCCTCTTTTGTAGGAGAGGAAAG GCAGCTGTgatcaagaaaaatatattaaggtTTTCTGGTTTTGTGTGGCATGAAAATGAG GAAAAGCAaatgattaaagtaaaagaaaaatttgacaaaTGTAACAAAGAGAAGTTGCTGGAATTCTCTGATCTGCTTGACGTACCAGTTGGCAATGCAAATACAAGGAAG GAAGATATTATTGCAAAGCTAATAGACTTTCTGGTTGCTCCTCAAGTCACAAAAAGTGTATTACTTGCAGAACAAGAAAAG TCAGCTAAAGAAAAGCGCATAGCAAAACAAGGCTCAACGGGATCTGGAACACCAACGTCAAGACGTTCTGCTAAG AGTCGGAAGAAAATTGAAGATTCTTCAATAGCAGAGAAGAAAAAGACTGCAACTGACACAGAAAGTGAGTCtgagaaagatgaagaaaacaaagAGGAAAATGAAATCGATGTTTCTGACAAATCTGAAGATGAGAAG TCGATTAAAGGAAAAAAGCGCAAGCTCATAGCAAAACAAGGTTCATCGAGATCTGGAATGGCCACGTCAAGACGTTCTGCTAAG AGTCggaagaaaaatgaagattcttccgTAGCAGAGGAGAGAAAAGGATCAACTGACACAGAAGATGAGTCTGAGGAAGAACAGAAGGATGAAAAAAAAGTAGAAGACAATGAAAACACTGTTCCTGACAAATCCAAGGATGAAAAGCCCAAGAAATCTGAAAGTGGGGATAAAAATGATTCTGATAATGAATCTGAAGATGAGAAGAAAGTGAGTGAAAGGAGTAAAACATCTTCCAGAAGGAAAGAATCCGCTGCACAAAGCAAAGCAAAGAAAGCAACAGATAAAACAAAACCTCGCTCGGCACAAAAGCAAACTTCTAAGAAGCCATTGTCTACACACTCTGCATCTGATCATGGTGATAGTGATGGAAGTCCCAAGGTCTTttcaaggaagaagaaaaatgaaaaacaaggAAAGCAGAAGACCTCAACTCTCACCAAGTCTTCCTCCAAAGACAAAGCAG AAGAAAAGGTTACCGGCAGAAAGATCAAGAATAAAGAGAAGTCAGACCCGAGTGATGATCAGTTACGCAAAGCAATAtgtgttatttttaaaaaagtcgaCTTCAATACT GCTACATTTGCCGACATTTTGAAGCTACTCG GTAAGCAATTTGACGTGGATCTCACCCCAAGAAAGGCATCTGTAAAGACTATTATTCAGCAAGAGCTGGCAAAACTagctgaagaagatgaagaaagagaaCAGAGAGAGCGGCGTGGTGATGCCTGA
- the LOC11423522 gene encoding myb-like protein X isoform X2: protein MGEEEPVNTASKTDISMLGNHLDDSSEKKDLEPKGGKIFEDNAVQDLKEDGIKAMEVDKKADGEEVLEMDKLADDGDVVTENAIKAGDGEGIKEDEKVNEGKEIKEDKQADEGEELKEDKKDNGGEERKEDKKVDVGQEVKEDKKVNEGGDIKEEKKADEGEKLKEDKKDDAAVKIKEDKKVNEGEELKEEKKADEGEKLKEDKKDDAGVEIIEDKKVNEGEELEEEKKAEGEELKEDKKVDAGDEIEEDKKDDNGFEDDKLSEETELSKEERESVEAKKPELDAMDEESILEGKDEGSEKEKSQKDREDDKDKVDNKSNEENIKVEKRLKKRGKGKVNGENVKKKMKELKKIEDIPEAKDESIEKERSRDEEVGDKEKVGGENVKKKMKELKEAEPTTPTTNRPVRERKSVERLVESYDRDASKEFQIEEGRGTPLKNIPNVAFKLSRRKVDDTLKFLHTILFCRRGKAAVIKKNILRFSGFVWHENEEKQMIKVKEKFDKCNKEKLLEFSDLLDVPVGNANTRKEDIIAKLIDFLVAPQVTKSVLLAEQEKSAKEKRIAKQGSTGSGTPTSRRSAKSRKKIEDSSIAEKKKTATDTESESEKDEENKEENEIDVSDKSEDEKPIKGKKHIAKQGSSRSGTASSRRSAKSQKKNEDLFVAKKRKTTTDIESESEKEDNKEENENNVSEKSEDEKSIKGKKRKLIAKQGSSRSGMATSRRSAKSRKKNEDSSVAEERKGSTDTEDESEEEQKDEKKVEDNENTVPDKSKDEKPKKSESGDKNDSDNESEDEKKVSERSKTSSRRKESAAQSKAKKATDKTKPRSAQKQTSKKPLSTHSASDHGDSDGSPKVFSRKKKNEKQGKQKTSTLTKSSSKDKAEKVTGRKIKNKEKSDPSDDQLRKAICVIFKKVDFNTATFADILKLLGKQFDVDLTPRKASVKTIIQQELAKLAEEDEEREQRERRGDA from the exons ATGGGTGAGGAAGAACCAGTTAATACAGCTTCCAAGACTGACATTAGCATGCTAGGGAACCACCTAGATGACTCGAGTGAAAAGAAGGACCTGGAACCTAAGGGAGGAAAAATCTTTGAGGATAATGCTGTCCAAGATTTGAAAGAGGATGGTATAAAAGCAATGGAAGTTGATAAGAAAGCTGATGGGGAGGAAGTACTAGAAATGGATAAGCTAGCTGATGATGGTGATGTTGTAACAGAAAACGCTATCAAAGCTGGGGATGGGGAAGGAATAAAAGAGGATGAGAAAGTTAACGAAgggaaagaaataaaagaggACAAGCAAGCTGATGAAGGAGAAGAACTAAAAGAGGATAAGAAAGACAATGGAggggaagaaagaaaagaggatAAGAAAGTTGATGTCGGGCAAGAGGTAAAAGAGGATAAGAAAGTCAATGAAGGGGGAGATataaaagaggagaagaaagcTGATGAAGGGGAAAAATTGAAAGAGGATAAGAAAGACGATGCAGcggtaaaaataaaagaggataAGAAAGTCAATGAAGGGGAAGAAttaaaagaggagaagaaagcTGATGAAGGGGAAAAATTGAAAGAGGATAAGAAAGACGATGCAGGGGTAGAAATAATAGAGGATAAGAAAGTCAATGAAGGGGAAGAATTAGAAGAGGAGAAGAAAGCTGAAGGGGAAGAATTAAAAGAGGATAAGAAAGTTGATGCTGGGGATGAAATTGAAGAGGATAAGAAAGATGATAATGGGTTTGAGGATGACAAATTGAGTGAGGAAACTGAGCTTAgtaaagaagagagagaaagcgTTGAAGCTAAGAAGCCTGAATTAGATGCCATGGATGAAGAGAGTATCCTTGAAGGTAAAGACGAGGGCAGTGAAAAGGAGAAAAGTCAAAAAGACAGAGAGGATGATAAGGATAAGGTAGATAATAAgtcaaatgaagaaaatatcaAAGTTGAGAAGAGATTGAAAAAACGCGGGAAAGGAAAGGTTAATGGGGAGaatgtgaaaaagaaaatgaaggaacTGAAGAAGATAGAGGATATCCCTGAAGCCAAAGATGAGAGCATTGAAAAGGAGAGAAGTCGAGATGAGGAGGTGGGCGATAAGGAAAAGGTTGGTGGGGAGaatgtgaaaaagaaaatgaaggaacTGAAGGAGGCAGAGCCAACAACTCCTACAACCAACCGTCCTGTACGTGAAAGGAAATCAGTTGAGCGGTTGGTAGAATCATATGACAGAGATGCATCCaaagaatttcaaattgaaGAG GGTCGTGGCAcacctttaaaaaatataccCAATG TGGCATTTAAATTATCTAGAAGGAAGGTTGATGATACTCTCAAATTCCTCCACACAATCCTCTTTTGTAGGAGAGGAAAG GCAGCTGTgatcaagaaaaatatattaaggtTTTCTGGTTTTGTGTGGCATGAAAATGAG GAAAAGCAaatgattaaagtaaaagaaaaatttgacaaaTGTAACAAAGAGAAGTTGCTGGAATTCTCTGATCTGCTTGACGTACCAGTTGGCAATGCAAATACAAGGAAG GAAGATATTATTGCAAAGCTAATAGACTTTCTGGTTGCTCCTCAAGTCACAAAAAGTGTATTACTTGCAGAACAAGAAAAG TCAGCTAAAGAAAAGCGCATAGCAAAACAAGGCTCAACGGGATCTGGAACACCAACGTCAAGACGTTCTGCTAAG AGTCGGAAGAAAATTGAAGATTCTTCAATAGCAGAGAAGAAAAAGACTGCAACTGACACAGAAAGTGAGTCtgagaaagatgaagaaaacaaagAGGAAAATGAAATCGATGTTTCTGACAAATCTGAAGATGAGAAG CCGATTAAAGGAAAAAAGCACATAGCAAAACAAGGTTCATCAAGATCTGGAACAGCATCGTCTAGACGTTCTGCTAAG AGtcagaagaaaaatgaagatttatttgtagcaaagaaaagaaagactACAACTGACATAGAAAGTGAGTCTGAGAAAGAAGAcaataaagaagaaaatgaaaacaatgttTCTGAAAAATCTGAAGATGAAAAG TCGATTAAAGGAAAAAAGCGCAAGCTCATAGCAAAACAAGGTTCATCGAGATCTGGAATGGCCACGTCAAGACGTTCTGCTAAG AGTCggaagaaaaatgaagattcttccgTAGCAGAGGAGAGAAAAGGATCAACTGACACAGAAGATGAGTCTGAGGAAGAACAGAAGGATGAAAAAAAAGTAGAAGACAATGAAAACACTGTTCCTGACAAATCCAAGGATGAAAAGCCCAAGAAATCTGAAAGTGGGGATAAAAATGATTCTGATAATGAATCTGAAGATGAGAAGAAAGTGAGTGAAAGGAGTAAAACATCTTCCAGAAGGAAAGAATCCGCTGCACAAAGCAAAGCAAAGAAAGCAACAGATAAAACAAAACCTCGCTCGGCACAAAAGCAAACTTCTAAGAAGCCATTGTCTACACACTCTGCATCTGATCATGGTGATAGTGATGGAAGTCCCAAGGTCTTttcaaggaagaagaaaaatgaaaaacaaggAAAGCAGAAGACCTCAACTCTCACCAAGTCTTCCTCCAAAGACAAAGCAG AAAAGGTTACCGGCAGAAAGATCAAGAATAAAGAGAAGTCAGACCCGAGTGATGATCAGTTACGCAAAGCAATAtgtgttatttttaaaaaagtcgaCTTCAATACT GCTACATTTGCCGACATTTTGAAGCTACTCG GTAAGCAATTTGACGTGGATCTCACCCCAAGAAAGGCATCTGTAAAGACTATTATTCAGCAAGAGCTGGCAAAACTagctgaagaagatgaagaaagagaaCAGAGAGAGCGGCGTGGTGATGCCTGA
- the LOC11423522 gene encoding myb-like protein X isoform X4, with translation MGEEEPVNTASKTDISMLGNHLDDSSEKKDLEPKGGKIFEDNAVQDLKEDGIKAMEVDKKADGEEVLEMDKLADDGDVVTENAIKAGDGEGIKEDEKVNEGKEIKEDKQADEGEELKEDKKDNGGEERKEDKKVDVGQEVKEDKKVNEGGDIKEEKKADEGEKLKEDKKDDAAVKIKEDKKVNEGEELKEEKKADEGEKLKEDKKDDAGVEIIEDKKVNEGEELEEEKKAEGEELKEDKKVDAGDEIEEDKKDDNGFEDDKLSEETELSKEERESVEAKKPELDAMDEESILEGKDEGSEKEKSQKDREDDKDKVDNKSNEENIKVEKRLKKRGKGKVNGENVKKKMKELKKIEDIPEAKDESIEKERSRDEEVGDKEKVGGENVKKKMKELKEAEPTTPTTNRPVRERKSVERLVESYDRDASKEFQIEEGRGTPLKNIPNVAFKLSRRKVDDTLKFLHTILFCRRGKAAVIKKNILRFSGFVWHENEEKQMIKVKEKFDKCNKEKLLEFSDLLDVPVGNANTRKEDIIAKLIDFLVAPQVTKSVLLAEQEKSAKEKRIAKQGSTGSGTPTSRRSAKSRKKNEDSSVAEERKGSTDTEDESEEEQKDEKKVEDNENTVPDKSKDEKPKKSESGDKNDSDNESEDEKKVSERSKTSSRRKESAAQSKAKKATDKTKPRSAQKQTSKKPLSTHSASDHGDSDGSPKVFSRKKKNEKQGKQKTSTLTKSSSKDKAEEKVTGRKIKNKEKSDPSDDQLRKAICVIFKKVDFNTATFADILKLLGKQFDVDLTPRKASVKTIIQQELAKLAEEDEEREQRERRGDA, from the exons ATGGGTGAGGAAGAACCAGTTAATACAGCTTCCAAGACTGACATTAGCATGCTAGGGAACCACCTAGATGACTCGAGTGAAAAGAAGGACCTGGAACCTAAGGGAGGAAAAATCTTTGAGGATAATGCTGTCCAAGATTTGAAAGAGGATGGTATAAAAGCAATGGAAGTTGATAAGAAAGCTGATGGGGAGGAAGTACTAGAAATGGATAAGCTAGCTGATGATGGTGATGTTGTAACAGAAAACGCTATCAAAGCTGGGGATGGGGAAGGAATAAAAGAGGATGAGAAAGTTAACGAAgggaaagaaataaaagaggACAAGCAAGCTGATGAAGGAGAAGAACTAAAAGAGGATAAGAAAGACAATGGAggggaagaaagaaaagaggatAAGAAAGTTGATGTCGGGCAAGAGGTAAAAGAGGATAAGAAAGTCAATGAAGGGGGAGATataaaagaggagaagaaagcTGATGAAGGGGAAAAATTGAAAGAGGATAAGAAAGACGATGCAGcggtaaaaataaaagaggataAGAAAGTCAATGAAGGGGAAGAAttaaaagaggagaagaaagcTGATGAAGGGGAAAAATTGAAAGAGGATAAGAAAGACGATGCAGGGGTAGAAATAATAGAGGATAAGAAAGTCAATGAAGGGGAAGAATTAGAAGAGGAGAAGAAAGCTGAAGGGGAAGAATTAAAAGAGGATAAGAAAGTTGATGCTGGGGATGAAATTGAAGAGGATAAGAAAGATGATAATGGGTTTGAGGATGACAAATTGAGTGAGGAAACTGAGCTTAgtaaagaagagagagaaagcgTTGAAGCTAAGAAGCCTGAATTAGATGCCATGGATGAAGAGAGTATCCTTGAAGGTAAAGACGAGGGCAGTGAAAAGGAGAAAAGTCAAAAAGACAGAGAGGATGATAAGGATAAGGTAGATAATAAgtcaaatgaagaaaatatcaAAGTTGAGAAGAGATTGAAAAAACGCGGGAAAGGAAAGGTTAATGGGGAGaatgtgaaaaagaaaatgaaggaacTGAAGAAGATAGAGGATATCCCTGAAGCCAAAGATGAGAGCATTGAAAAGGAGAGAAGTCGAGATGAGGAGGTGGGCGATAAGGAAAAGGTTGGTGGGGAGaatgtgaaaaagaaaatgaaggaacTGAAGGAGGCAGAGCCAACAACTCCTACAACCAACCGTCCTGTACGTGAAAGGAAATCAGTTGAGCGGTTGGTAGAATCATATGACAGAGATGCATCCaaagaatttcaaattgaaGAG GGTCGTGGCAcacctttaaaaaatataccCAATG TGGCATTTAAATTATCTAGAAGGAAGGTTGATGATACTCTCAAATTCCTCCACACAATCCTCTTTTGTAGGAGAGGAAAG GCAGCTGTgatcaagaaaaatatattaaggtTTTCTGGTTTTGTGTGGCATGAAAATGAG GAAAAGCAaatgattaaagtaaaagaaaaatttgacaaaTGTAACAAAGAGAAGTTGCTGGAATTCTCTGATCTGCTTGACGTACCAGTTGGCAATGCAAATACAAGGAAG GAAGATATTATTGCAAAGCTAATAGACTTTCTGGTTGCTCCTCAAGTCACAAAAAGTGTATTACTTGCAGAACAAGAAAAG TCAGCTAAAGAAAAGCGCATAGCAAAACAAGGCTCAACGGGATCTGGAACACCAACGTCAAGACGTTCTGCTAAG AGTCggaagaaaaatgaagattcttccgTAGCAGAGGAGAGAAAAGGATCAACTGACACAGAAGATGAGTCTGAGGAAGAACAGAAGGATGAAAAAAAAGTAGAAGACAATGAAAACACTGTTCCTGACAAATCCAAGGATGAAAAGCCCAAGAAATCTGAAAGTGGGGATAAAAATGATTCTGATAATGAATCTGAAGATGAGAAGAAAGTGAGTGAAAGGAGTAAAACATCTTCCAGAAGGAAAGAATCCGCTGCACAAAGCAAAGCAAAGAAAGCAACAGATAAAACAAAACCTCGCTCGGCACAAAAGCAAACTTCTAAGAAGCCATTGTCTACACACTCTGCATCTGATCATGGTGATAGTGATGGAAGTCCCAAGGTCTTttcaaggaagaagaaaaatgaaaaacaaggAAAGCAGAAGACCTCAACTCTCACCAAGTCTTCCTCCAAAGACAAAGCAG AAGAAAAGGTTACCGGCAGAAAGATCAAGAATAAAGAGAAGTCAGACCCGAGTGATGATCAGTTACGCAAAGCAATAtgtgttatttttaaaaaagtcgaCTTCAATACT GCTACATTTGCCGACATTTTGAAGCTACTCG GTAAGCAATTTGACGTGGATCTCACCCCAAGAAAGGCATCTGTAAAGACTATTATTCAGCAAGAGCTGGCAAAACTagctgaagaagatgaagaaagagaaCAGAGAGAGCGGCGTGGTGATGCCTGA